The Sphingosinithalassobacter sp. CS137 genome includes a region encoding these proteins:
- a CDS encoding glycosyltransferase family 2 protein: MIPRSLELAVVIPTFNERENVPVLIAKLDQALEGRAWEAIFVDDDSPDGTADAARELARIDGRVRVIQRIGRRGLSSACIEGMCATAAPAVAVIDGDLQHDETLLPKMLDALQADATLDVVIGSRFVEGGGTGEWDRDRVAKSALATRLSRGVLKDGLTDPMSGFFMIRSDVMRGLAPLLSGIGFKILLDIMTASPRPLKFRELPYVFRIREAGESKLDHVVAMEYLIALYDRMFGRFVPVRFAMFSAIGALGAGLHMAVLWLFFIGAGLGFIVATAIATLAAMTFNFFLNNALTYRDRRLKGAKALVSGWLSFCAVCAVGAVANVGVAAFLHDVQHGYWAFSALAGILVGAVWNFALSSRFTWGRYK, from the coding sequence GTGATCCCGCGATCGCTGGAGCTCGCGGTCGTCATCCCGACCTTCAACGAGCGCGAGAATGTGCCGGTGCTGATCGCAAAGCTCGATCAGGCGCTGGAAGGCCGCGCCTGGGAAGCGATCTTCGTCGATGACGACAGCCCCGACGGCACGGCGGACGCCGCGCGCGAGCTGGCGCGGATCGACGGACGGGTGCGGGTAATCCAGCGGATCGGCCGGCGCGGCCTTTCTTCGGCGTGCATCGAGGGCATGTGCGCGACCGCGGCGCCGGCGGTCGCGGTGATCGACGGCGACCTGCAGCATGACGAGACGCTGCTGCCGAAGATGCTCGACGCGTTGCAGGCGGACGCAACGCTCGACGTGGTGATCGGATCGCGCTTCGTCGAAGGCGGCGGCACGGGCGAATGGGATCGCGACCGAGTGGCCAAATCGGCGCTTGCTACGCGATTGTCTCGCGGCGTGCTGAAGGACGGGCTCACCGATCCGATGAGCGGCTTCTTCATGATCCGGTCGGACGTGATGCGCGGCCTCGCGCCGCTGCTGTCGGGCATCGGCTTCAAGATCCTGCTCGACATCATGACCGCGAGCCCGCGGCCGCTGAAGTTCAGGGAGCTGCCCTATGTCTTCCGAATCCGCGAAGCCGGCGAGAGCAAGCTCGATCACGTGGTGGCGATGGAATATCTGATCGCGCTCTACGATCGCATGTTCGGGCGTTTCGTGCCGGTCCGCTTCGCGATGTTCTCCGCGATCGGCGCGCTGGGGGCGGGGCTGCACATGGCGGTGCTGTGGCTGTTCTTCATAGGCGCGGGGCTGGGGTTCATCGTCGCCACCGCGATCGCCACGCTGGCGGCGATGACGTTCAACTTCTTCCTCAACAATGCACTCACCTATCGCGATCGGCGGCTGAAGGGCGCGAAGGCGCTGGTGAGCGGCTGGCTTTCCTTCTGTGCGGTCTGCGCGGTCGGGGCAGTGGCAAACGTCGGCGTGGCGGCGTTCCTGCACGATGTGCAGCACGGATACTGGGCGTTCTCGGCGCTTGCCGGCATCCTCGTCGGCGCGGTGTGGAACTTCGCGCTATCGTCGCGCTTCACCTGGGGGCGGTACAAGTAA
- a CDS encoding phospholipid carrier-dependent glycosyltransferase — protein MIGYRSAAMLDRLTDLRSRPWLVGLLVALAAQILFTVHLDRPGIIQFDETHYVPAARSLLLLDQARNTEHPLVAKELIALGMAVFGDNVWGWRLPSTLAGSATVAGVFAILWLLLGRMRFALAGAVFVALNQLLYVQARIAMLDVFLGAFLVWAMVAFLAAMRAPPNKVLMRWIAGSVLLGLAVGVKWAAIPYVALAGLAFVTIRLIDARRSASRPAQPQPQPQPQRGMVAAALAGKGQPHWPGLATLPGLLLMGAVSITVYFLTYLPAFFYAYGAIPPGEIVAFQFKMYEAQTQVLSAHTYESDWWSWPLMLRPIWYFYEFEGGAQRGVLLIGNPVIMWGGLVAVAACYWAWFRSKAIVPLAMALLWTASLAIYIVIPKSLGFYYYYHLSGIFLALVLAVAFHHFDGGKRRGLEEWFGGAALLAFIYFYPILSAAPLSGGDAFEFWMWFPSWR, from the coding sequence ATGATCGGCTATCGCTCCGCCGCCATGCTCGATCGCCTCACTGACCTTCGCTCCCGTCCCTGGCTGGTCGGGCTGCTCGTCGCCCTCGCTGCCCAGATCCTGTTCACCGTGCATCTCGACCGCCCGGGCATCATTCAGTTCGACGAGACTCATTACGTGCCTGCCGCGCGCAGCCTGCTGCTGCTCGATCAGGCGCGCAACACCGAGCATCCGCTGGTCGCCAAGGAACTGATCGCGCTCGGCATGGCGGTTTTCGGAGACAATGTCTGGGGATGGCGCCTGCCGTCGACGCTCGCCGGCAGCGCCACGGTCGCCGGCGTGTTCGCGATCCTGTGGCTGCTGCTGGGGCGCATGCGCTTTGCTCTCGCGGGCGCGGTGTTCGTCGCGCTGAACCAGCTGCTCTATGTGCAGGCGCGGATCGCGATGCTCGACGTGTTTCTGGGCGCGTTCCTCGTCTGGGCGATGGTGGCGTTCCTGGCGGCGATGCGCGCGCCGCCGAACAAGGTGCTCATGCGCTGGATCGCGGGAAGCGTGTTGCTGGGGCTCGCGGTCGGCGTGAAATGGGCCGCGATCCCCTATGTCGCGCTCGCGGGGCTGGCGTTCGTGACGATCCGGCTGATCGACGCCCGCCGCAGCGCCTCGCGCCCGGCGCAGCCGCAGCCGCAGCCGCAGCCGCAGCGGGGAATGGTGGCCGCCGCTCTCGCCGGAAAGGGTCAGCCGCACTGGCCGGGTCTCGCGACGCTTCCGGGGCTGCTGCTGATGGGCGCCGTGAGCATCACCGTTTATTTTCTCACCTATCTACCGGCCTTCTTCTACGCCTATGGGGCGATCCCTCCCGGCGAGATCGTCGCGTTCCAGTTCAAGATGTACGAGGCGCAGACCCAGGTGCTGTCGGCGCACACCTATGAGTCCGACTGGTGGAGCTGGCCGCTGATGCTGCGGCCGATCTGGTATTTCTACGAGTTCGAGGGCGGCGCCCAGCGCGGGGTACTGCTGATCGGCAATCCGGTGATCATGTGGGGCGGTCTCGTCGCCGTAGCCGCCTGCTACTGGGCATGGTTCCGGTCGAAGGCGATCGTGCCGCTGGCGATGGCGCTGCTGTGGACCGCTTCGCTCGCCATCTACATCGTCATCCCCAAGTCACTGGGCTTCTATTACTATTATCATCTCTCGGGCATTTTCCTCGCGCTGGTGCTGGCGGTCGCCTTCCACCATTTCGATGGGGGCAAGCGGCGCGGGCTCGAGGAATGGTTCGGCGGCGCGGCGCTGCTCGCCTTCATCTATTTCTATCCGATCCTCTCGGCCGCGCCGCTCTCCGGAGGCGACGCGTTCGAATTCTGGATGTGGTTCCCGAGCTGGAGGTGA
- a CDS encoding trans-sulfuration enzyme family protein, producing MKRHTGQDRSVTQKWKPATQAVRGGTARSEWGETSEALFLTSGYAYDCAADAAARFAGEQAGMTYSRLQNPTVEMLEQRIALMEGAEAARCMASGMAAMTAALLCQLEAGDHVVAGRALFGSCRWLTDTLLPKFGIATTVVDARDPQAFADAATDRTKVFFFETPANPTMDVVDLKAVCGIARERGITSVVDNAFATPALQRPMEFGADVVAYSATKMMDGQGRVLAGAVSGSEDFVTEVLLPFTRNTGPTLSAFNAWVVLKGLETLDLRIRRQSENALVVGRFLDGRVPRINHPGLPSHPQHDLAMAQMAAAGPIFSFEVDGGRSQAHGLLDALELIDISNNIGDSRSLMTHPASTTHSGVAEEKRLEMGITEGLLRINVGLEDPEDLIADLDQALRAVGL from the coding sequence ATGAAGCGTCATACCGGACAGGACCGTAGCGTCACCCAAAAGTGGAAGCCCGCGACTCAGGCGGTGCGCGGAGGAACCGCGCGTTCGGAATGGGGCGAGACGAGCGAGGCGCTGTTCCTCACGTCCGGCTATGCCTATGATTGTGCCGCCGATGCCGCCGCCCGCTTTGCCGGCGAGCAGGCGGGCATGACCTATTCGCGGCTGCAGAATCCTACCGTCGAGATGCTCGAGCAGCGGATCGCGCTGATGGAAGGCGCCGAGGCCGCGCGCTGCATGGCCAGCGGCATGGCGGCGATGACCGCGGCGCTGCTGTGCCAGCTGGAGGCAGGCGATCATGTCGTCGCGGGTCGCGCGCTGTTCGGATCGTGCCGCTGGCTCACCGATACGCTGCTGCCCAAATTCGGCATCGCGACGACGGTGGTCGATGCGCGCGATCCGCAGGCATTCGCCGACGCGGCGACCGACAGGACGAAGGTCTTCTTCTTCGAGACTCCGGCCAATCCGACGATGGACGTCGTTGATCTGAAGGCGGTGTGCGGCATCGCGCGCGAGCGCGGGATCACCAGCGTCGTCGACAATGCCTTTGCGACGCCCGCGCTCCAGCGGCCTATGGAGTTCGGCGCCGATGTCGTTGCCTATTCGGCGACCAAGATGATGGACGGGCAGGGGCGGGTGCTCGCCGGCGCGGTGAGCGGCAGCGAGGATTTCGTCACCGAGGTGCTGCTGCCGTTCACGCGCAACACTGGGCCGACGCTGAGCGCGTTCAATGCCTGGGTGGTGCTGAAGGGGCTGGAGACGCTCGATCTGCGCATCCGCCGTCAGAGCGAGAATGCACTGGTCGTAGGGCGCTTCCTGGACGGGCGCGTGCCGCGGATCAACCACCCCGGCCTGCCCAGCCATCCGCAGCACGATCTGGCGATGGCGCAGATGGCGGCGGCGGGGCCGATCTTCTCGTTCGAGGTGGACGGCGGGCGCAGCCAGGCGCACGGGCTGCTCGATGCGCTGGAGCTGATCGACATTTCGAACAACATCGGCGACTCGCGCTCGTTGATGACGCATCCGGCATCGACCACGCACTCGGGAGTCGCCGAGGAGAAGCGGCTCGAAATGGGCATTACCGAAGGGCTGCTGCGCATCAACGTCGGACTGGAGGATCCGGAGGATCTGATCGCCGATCTCGATCAGGCGCTGCGAGCGGTGGGCCTTTGA
- the apaG gene encoding Co2+/Mg2+ efflux protein ApaG codes for MKALFTEEAETRGITVRVSVSYLPEQSEPQRGRWFWAYHIRIENEGPMAVQLLTRHWIITDGRGARHSVEGEGVVGEQPLIAPGGSFDYVSGCPLATPTGNMQGSYHMLGEDGSTFDVTIPKFALIAPTVTG; via the coding sequence ATGAAGGCGCTGTTCACCGAGGAAGCCGAGACGCGGGGGATCACCGTTCGCGTATCGGTCTCCTATCTGCCGGAACAGTCGGAGCCGCAGCGCGGGCGCTGGTTCTGGGCCTATCACATCCGCATCGAGAACGAAGGGCCGATGGCGGTGCAACTGCTCACGCGCCACTGGATCATCACCGATGGGCGCGGCGCGCGCCATTCGGTGGAAGGCGAAGGCGTGGTGGGCGAGCAGCCGCTGATCGCGCCGGGCGGTAGTTTCGACTATGTCTCCGGATGTCCGCTCGCGACGCCGACGGGGAACATGCAGGGCAGCTATCACATGCTGGGCGAGGACGGCTCCACCTTCGACGTTACGATCCCCAAATTCGCGCTGATCGCTCCGACCGTGACGGGGTGA
- a CDS encoding LysR family transcriptional regulator: MKRTHLPLNGLRVLDAAARHLSFTRAADELAVTPAAVGQQIRALEDTLGVVLFRRTTRGLELTPEGEAGLDALRHGFLQFEEAVRAMQAGQSSKSLTIAAPRDLTAKWLMPRLAEIARADGELRFMLLTADESVDFTEANLDLAVRWGEGPGEHEGEALESDGMVTVERPGGGAETRISWPGCISDEAQSLVRVGDAGLALDAAADGLGRATIPEVLARGDLAAGRVVMVGEPKASRLGYWLVAPLPQWRQKKVRDLVEALAS, encoded by the coding sequence ATGAAGCGCACGCATCTCCCGCTCAACGGCCTTCGCGTTCTCGACGCTGCCGCCCGGCACCTGTCGTTCACCCGCGCGGCCGACGAGCTGGCGGTCACGCCGGCCGCAGTGGGCCAGCAGATCCGGGCGCTGGAGGACACGCTGGGCGTCGTGCTGTTCCGCCGCACGACGCGCGGACTGGAGCTGACGCCCGAAGGCGAGGCGGGGCTCGACGCGCTGCGTCACGGCTTCCTGCAGTTCGAGGAGGCGGTACGCGCGATGCAGGCGGGGCAGTCGTCGAAGTCGCTGACGATCGCCGCCCCGCGTGACCTCACCGCGAAATGGCTGATGCCGCGCCTGGCCGAAATCGCGCGCGCCGACGGCGAGCTGCGCTTCATGCTGCTTACCGCCGACGAAAGCGTCGATTTCACCGAGGCCAACCTCGATCTCGCGGTCCGATGGGGCGAGGGGCCGGGCGAGCATGAGGGCGAGGCGCTCGAATCCGACGGGATGGTGACGGTGGAGCGGCCGGGCGGGGGCGCGGAGACGCGCATTTCATGGCCGGGGTGTATTTCCGACGAGGCGCAGTCGCTGGTGCGGGTGGGCGATGCCGGGCTCGCGCTCGACGCCGCCGCCGACGGGCTGGGCCGGGCGACCATTCCCGAAGTGCTGGCGCGCGGCGACCTGGCCGCCGGCCGAGTGGTGATGGTGGGCGAGCCCAAAGCGTCGCGGCTCGGCTACTGGCTGGTCGCGCCGCTGCCGCAGTGGCGGCAGAAGAAGGTCCGCGATCTGGTGGAGGCGCTCGCGTCGTGA
- a CDS encoding GNAT family N-acetyltransferase, whose product MRDAPPVLETERLRLRPLSPDDAEALHPMLADAELMTWWSSGPHASLEETRDYLRPVPEWRHWAITRRGDDSALGWVAAGAKRSGVIEVGYILGRVHWGQGIAREAVTRLLDHLFFEEGQRRVIADTDPENRASRALLESLGFTLEGILRAEWETHIGVRDTALYGLLRDEWAARSTRR is encoded by the coding sequence GTGAGGGATGCGCCGCCGGTGCTCGAGACCGAGCGGCTGCGGCTGCGGCCGCTTTCTCCCGATGATGCCGAGGCGCTGCACCCGATGCTGGCCGATGCCGAGCTGATGACCTGGTGGTCGAGCGGCCCGCACGCCAGCCTGGAAGAGACGCGCGATTATCTGCGTCCCGTGCCCGAATGGCGTCACTGGGCGATCACGCGGCGCGGCGACGATAGCGCGCTTGGGTGGGTCGCCGCCGGCGCGAAGCGTTCGGGCGTGATCGAAGTCGGCTATATCCTCGGGCGGGTGCACTGGGGGCAGGGGATCGCGCGCGAGGCGGTCACTCGGCTGCTCGATCACCTGTTCTTCGAAGAAGGCCAGCGTCGTGTGATCGCCGACACCGATCCGGAGAATCGCGCCTCGCGGGCGCTGCTGGAGTCGCTCGGCTTCACGCTCGAAGGTATTTTGCGCGCCGAATGGGAGACGCACATCGGCGTGCGCGACACCGCGCTGTACGGACTGCTGCGTGACGAATGGGCGGCGCGAAGCACCAGGCGCTAA
- a CDS encoding serine hydrolase, with the protein MLRTRLLAAAFAALTLTGAPAVAQDAPASPPQAPQAIAPSPALQARIDELPAILSGGGDYEAFFHPAFVAQVPKAQFDQMTAQMRAGADAPPEIADVEARDPNQAVITVAFANTTATLQIAVDPAEPHQVTGLRVTGFQAREASLGEVFDAIEALPGRTGYAAARLGDGAPQMLHAEDADTPFGVGSAFKLWILAELVRATNAGERQWDDVVTLDGSALPGGAYFAAPAGTEVTLRELAERMISVSDNSATDILLHHLGRERVEAMLPVVGVAPEQVAMNRPLLGTLEFFKLKGIEDGALGRQWIGSDHAERRALLAGEVAAAPITAIRPDLFQDGVPVMIDAIEFFASPADLVRTMDWLRRNTEANSVAREILSQNPGISPGIAQQWRYVGYKGGSEPGVINMTLLLQAQSGEWYAFSGSWNDPEAAVDNGRFAGLVSRMAELAAAALPQQSAGQ; encoded by the coding sequence ATGCTTCGCACACGCCTTCTCGCCGCAGCCTTCGCCGCGCTCACCCTCACCGGAGCGCCGGCCGTCGCGCAGGACGCTCCCGCTTCCCCGCCGCAAGCTCCGCAGGCGATCGCACCTTCCCCGGCACTGCAGGCACGGATCGACGAGCTTCCGGCAATCCTTTCCGGCGGCGGCGATTACGAGGCGTTTTTCCATCCGGCCTTCGTCGCGCAAGTGCCGAAGGCGCAGTTCGATCAAATGACCGCCCAGATGCGCGCCGGCGCGGATGCTCCGCCCGAGATCGCCGACGTCGAGGCGCGCGACCCGAATCAGGCCGTCATCACCGTCGCCTTTGCGAACACCACTGCCACGCTCCAGATCGCCGTCGATCCTGCCGAGCCGCATCAGGTAACGGGGCTTCGAGTGACTGGCTTTCAGGCGCGCGAAGCATCGCTCGGCGAAGTGTTCGACGCGATCGAGGCGCTGCCGGGGCGCACCGGCTATGCTGCCGCGCGATTGGGCGACGGCGCTCCGCAGATGCTTCATGCCGAGGATGCCGACACTCCGTTCGGCGTCGGCTCCGCCTTCAAGCTCTGGATCCTCGCGGAACTGGTCCGCGCCACCAATGCCGGTGAACGGCAGTGGGACGATGTAGTGACGCTCGACGGAAGCGCGCTTCCCGGCGGCGCCTATTTCGCGGCGCCTGCGGGCACCGAAGTCACGCTGCGCGAACTGGCCGAGCGGATGATCTCGGTGAGCGACAACAGCGCGACCGACATCCTGCTCCACCATCTCGGCCGCGAGCGGGTGGAGGCGATGCTGCCGGTGGTCGGCGTCGCGCCCGAACAGGTCGCGATGAATCGCCCGCTGCTCGGCACGCTCGAATTCTTCAAGCTGAAGGGGATCGAGGATGGGGCGCTTGGCCGCCAGTGGATCGGCAGCGACCATGCCGAGCGCCGCGCGCTGCTGGCCGGCGAAGTCGCCGCCGCGCCGATCACGGCAATCCGCCCCGATCTGTTCCAGGACGGCGTGCCGGTGATGATCGACGCAATCGAGTTCTTCGCCAGCCCCGCGGATCTCGTCCGCACGATGGACTGGCTGCGCCGCAACACCGAAGCCAATTCCGTCGCCCGCGAAATCCTCTCGCAGAACCCCGGCATCTCGCCCGGCATTGCGCAGCAGTGGCGCTATGTCGGGTATAAGGGCGGCTCCGAACCCGGTGTCATCAACATGACGCTGCTCCTCCAGGCGCAGTCCGGGGAGTGGTATGCATTCAGCGGAAGCTGGAACGACCCGGAGGCGGCGGTCGACAACGGCCGCTTCGCGGGGCTCGTAAGCCGCATGGCGGAACTGGCGGCGGCGGCGCTGCCGCAACAGAGCGCCGGCCAGTAA